Genomic segment of Mycolicibacterium sarraceniae:
GATCGGGAGTACATAGCCCCGGTCGACGAGCACTGTCGGTCCGCCGTCGATCGTGAACGGCGTGAGCACGTTGTAGGCGGGTGAGCCGCCGACCACCCGCAGCCTTGCCAGCACCTCAGCGGCCGGCACGTAGTGTCCGGTGGCCGTCACTCGGCGCCACTGAGCATCGGGTGCCGACGAATCTTGATGCGGCAGAAGCGTCGTCACCGCGACCGGATCCGCTTTCAGCGAATTCTCGATCTGCGAATTCTCCCGGTTGGTCTTGGTGTTCTTGCCCAGTTGCCACGGCGCCAGCACCGTGAAGCACAGGTAGGCGAACGCCACCACCGCCAACGCCAGGGCAATCCAGCCCGGGCGCAGTAGGAACGCCAGCCGTTTCATCAGCAGTTCAGACCGTCCTGGGCCAGCCGCTCGTCGACCCAGGCGTGCAGACCCGGCAGAGCGGCCTGGATGACGGTGAACGTTTCCTCGAAATCCGCGTGGCTGCCGTAGTACGGATCCTCGACGTCGTCGGCGTGCTTACCCGAGCGCGGATCGAATGACCGCAGCAGCCGCACCCGTTCGGGCTCGACCCCGAGGTGGGTGAGCATCCGCAGATGGTTGCGGCCCAGCGCGATCACGAGGTCGGCGCCGAGATGGTCATCGTCGACCTGAGCCGCGGAGTGATCGGTCGGATAGCCGTGCTGGCGTAGGACGGTGTTGGCACGCTCATCGGCCCCGTCCCCGACATGCCAGTGACCGGTCCCGGCGCTGGACACTCGAACGACGTTGGCCAGGCCGCGCTGATCGATCTGGTGGGCGAACATCTTCTCGGCCATCGGCGAGCGGCAGATATTGCCCGAGCACACGAATGTCACATGCAGCTCCGCCCGATCCCCGGGTCGCTGCCCTCCTGCCCGCCGCTCAGACACCGAGCACCTCCCGCAGCGCCGACACCGTCGGTACATGGGCGGCCGCGGCCTCGGCGGCATGGGGCTCCAGGAAATCGGTCGCACCGTAGCCCCACCCCACGACGACCGTGTCGATGCCGTGCTCGGCGGCGCCTTCCACATCGTGGGCACGATCACCGACCATCAGCACCCGCTCGGGCAGCGGCTGGAGCTGGCCCAGCGCGTGGGCCACCACATCGGCCTTGCTGGATCGCACCCCGTCCACGCTGGCGCCGGCGATCACGTCGAAGTACTCGGCCAGCTCGAAATGCTCGAGGATGCGTCTCGCGGTCGGCTCGGCCTTGGAAGTGGCCACCGCCAGCCGTACCCCGGCCGCGCGCAGATCGCCAAGAAGCTGTGGAATGCCGTCAAACAGGCTGTTCATCGCCCAGCCCCGGCTGGTGTAGTCGGCGCGATAGGCCGCGATCGCCTCGTCGGCACGCTCGCCGAGTCCCAGCCCGGACAGCGTCACATGCATGGGTGGGCCGACGATGCGGCCGGTCAGGTCACCGTCGGGGACGTCGGCGCCGATCGCGCCCAGCGCGTGCCGGAAGCTGGCGACAATGCCCCCGGCCGAGTCGGTGAGGGTGCCGTCGAGATCGAAGATCACCAACTGGGGGCGGGTGGCTGAGGCCGTGCTGGTCACCGCTCCATTGTTGCCGATCGTCGCGCACTACTGTTCTTGGCGTGGTTGCAGGCAGCGCGACGGGCGTGAGACTGGCGGAAGTCATCGCCGTGCTCGACGCCGCGTACCCTCCTGGGCTCGCGCACAGCTGGGACTCGGTCGGGCTGGTGTGCGGTGACCCGGACGATGTCATCGACTCAGTGACCGTGGCCGTTGACGCCACTGCCGAGGTCGCGGCGACCGTCGGACCGCGCGGGCTGCTGGTGGCCCACCACCCGCTGCTGCTGCGCGGGGTGGACACGGTGGCGGCCAACACCCC
This window contains:
- a CDS encoding HAD-IA family hydrolase, which codes for MTSTASATRPQLVIFDLDGTLTDSAGGIVASFRHALGAIGADVPDGDLTGRIVGPPMHVTLSGLGLGERADEAIAAYRADYTSRGWAMNSLFDGIPQLLGDLRAAGVRLAVATSKAEPTARRILEHFELAEYFDVIAGASVDGVRSSKADVVAHALGQLQPLPERVLMVGDRAHDVEGAAEHGIDTVVVGWGYGATDFLEPHAAEAAAAHVPTVSALREVLGV
- a CDS encoding arsenate reductase/protein-tyrosine-phosphatase family protein, with the translated sequence MAEKMFAHQIDQRGLANVVRVSSAGTGHWHVGDGADERANTVLRQHGYPTDHSAAQVDDDHLGADLVIALGRNHLRMLTHLGVEPERVRLLRSFDPRSGKHADDVEDPYYGSHADFEETFTVIQAALPGLHAWVDERLAQDGLNC